From the genome of Hymenobacter gelipurpurascens:
GGCTGTTGAGCAATGTGCCGCAGGCATTGGTCAGGTTGATGCGGTACTGATACGCCTTGGCATCGGCGTCTACGGTGTTGTCGGTGAACGTAGTGGCCGTGTTAGCCGCATTCCCGATTACCGCATACGCGCCGGTGCTACCGGCATCGCGCCGCAGAATCTGCACGCGGTTGGTGTTGCCGGTGTTATTAGGCACGTTCAGGGCCAGCGTGATCTTGCGGTCATCGGTTAGCTCTACCGAAGCCGTATTCAGTGCAATGGTAGCGTTATCAGGCCGAATGGTGAGCGTAGCTGCGCAGCTTGTGCTGGTGGTTTCCGTAACGGAAAGTGTAACGTTGGTGGCACCGGCCGGAATATCTACTACCACGGCGTTGGTGCCTTGGCCGCTGATGATGGTGCCGCCCAAAATCGTCCATTGGTAAGTGCCATTGGCCTGCCCGGTTGCTGTGTAGGCCAGTCCGGTGCGAGCTTCGGGGCAGTAGCTGGGCGGACCAGTAATAGCCAGCGGTGGTACTATCAGGAAAGTCTTGGTGTAGGCCACTCCGGCGCAGCCGTTGGCGTTGGTTTCCTTGATGGTGAGGGTGTAGGGCACAGTGCTGGCCGCTGGCGTTGGGAGCGTCACCGTATTGCCGGTGCCCGTTAGAGTCGTTCCATTCAGGGCAAAAACGTAGGTAGAGGTGGCCGCCCCTGGCAGCGAGAACGTGAGGTTGCCCGTGCCGGCGCAACCGCGGTCGGGTCCGGCAATGGCCAGGTTGGTGGCCGGTGCCGGCAGCACATTCACGTACAGCGTATCGCTCTGCCCAAAGCAGCGGCCACCCGCCGGGTTGCTCGATTCCGTAACAACCAATTTCACGATGCCCGTGCGGGTCCAGTTCACCTGCACAGAAGCCTGGTTGGTGCTCACCTGCGTGCCGCCCACAATCTGCCAGGCGTAGGTTGAGCCGTTGGTGTAGAGCGTCTGGTAAGTAAATGGGCCATCCGACATACATACCTGCAGCGGGCCGGTGGGCTTCTGCGTAATCAGTTGCTGATTTACGCGCACCGGGAAAGTGGTGGTATCAGAAGAGCAGCCCTGCGCATTTAGCCGGTAGGCCTGCACGGTGGCGGAGGTAGTAGGGCCGTCCCAATTGACCGTGATGGCGCTGGTGCCCTGGCCGCTGGCAATGCGCCCACCAGTCACAATCCACTGGTAGGCTGTGCCGCGCGGGTTCCGGATGCTGTAGGCCACCCCCTGCACCGTGGGGCACACGGAGGCGCTGCCCTGGATGGTATCGGCTTCGGGACGGGGATTGATGGTGATGCGCACCGTGCTGGTGGCCGCGCATGTCTGGGCCGAAGAGGCCGTCAGGGTGTACGTCAGCGTCACGGGAGCCTGGGTGCGGTTGCTGGCCGTAAGTACCGGCTGGGCCGAAGAAGTGTTGCCTAGGCCAGTAGCTGGCGTCCACTGATAGGTGTAGCCCGGTAATGCCGGTGTGCCCAGCGTCAGGCGCTGTCCGTCACACACCGTTTGGTCGGGGCCGGCATTGGCCACTGCGGGCGGGTTGATGGTGATGCGCACGGTAGCCGTGCCGGTGCAGCCCTGCGGAGTAGTGGCCGTAAGGGTAAACGTGTATACCTGGCCCGGCGCGGCCGAAGCAGGAGCCGTAAAGGTTGGCTGTGCCGAAGTAGTGCTGCTAAGGCCCACTGCCGGGCTCCAGCGGTAAGTAAAGCCCGGAACATCCGTGGCACCCAAGGATACCACACCGCCAGGGCAGACAGACTGATCATTGCCGGCAAATGGAGAGGCCCCGGGGCCTACGATGACGGTGGTCTGGCGCGAGGTAGTGCACACGCCATCCGTAGTAGTTACGGTGTAGGTGGTAGTTTGCGGGGGCGAAACCGTGATGCTGGCACCCGTGAACGTTTGCCCGCCGCCCGTCCAGGTGTAGGCCACGCCGCCCGTAGCCGTAAGTGTGGTGGAATTACCGGGGCAGATCGTGACGGTGGGAGTAACGGACAGCGCGCCAGCCTGGCGTACATCAACGGTGCGGGTCACGGAGTCGGTATCGCAGCCGTAGGCCGAAACACCGCGCAGTACCACTTGCCCCGTGCCGGCCGTATTCCAAAGTACCTGCACTGAGCTGCCCGTGTTGGCGCCCTGAATGGTGCCGCCGCGGACCGTCCAGCGGTAGCTGCCAGCGGTGGGGCCGGTGGCAGTATAGGTGCTGGCCTGGGCCCGGTCGCAAATCACTGCTTCTCCCGTAATGCCGGTGGGGCCCGAGGCCTTCGTTACGTATATCTGGTAGATATCAGCCACGCTTTTTGCGCCGCAGGTAATGTCCGTGGCGGTTACTACCACATCGTAGGGCGTAGCGCGGGCATTCCCGCAGCGGGAGTTAAAAACAAACTGGCCCGAAACCCGGCCGCCAGTGCCTTGCAGCGTTGCGCTGCCGGTGGGGTTGCCGGGTACCACCGCGCCCGGGTTTCCGCCAAAGCTGGCATCGAAACCGCCCGCACCATCCAGCAGAACGCTGTTGGCTTTCAGGTTAATGGGGTTGCCATCGACATCAGTTGCCGTTAGATTAAAACTAACGGGCTGGCCTTCTTCTACCGTAAACACACGCGAGGACGAAGACTGCGAGGAGGAGGCAGAAATGACGGGCGAATTATTGGCCGGGCACGTCCGGACCACGAGCTGAATGTCGCGGCGCGTCGCCCCAATCAGCACCTCCGCACCGTTGATGGTTCGATACTCTTTTACTTCCACGGCCACTACGTAGGCACCCAACCGGGGCGCTGCATAGCGGCTCAGGCCGTTGCTGGCATTCAGGTATGCATAGCTGCCGGGGCCAGGGCCGAAGGGTGCTGTCAGGCTATAGCCGGTATTGTACGGGACGGGCGTAGGGTTGCCCGTAAAGGAGTTGGGCAGAATGGCCCCTCCACCTACCTGCTGCGGACCATAGGGGCGGCTGAACGAATAAATAAGCCGGTCGCCATCGGGGTCCACGGCGTTGTTTACCAGAATGCTGGTATCTCCCTGGCAGATAACGGCTACGGCCGTATCAGAGAAAGTAGGAGAGGAGTTGGGCAGCAGGGGCGGGGCCATTTCGGCATAAATCAGCTGCGCATATTGGTCGGAGTTCAACAGGTTGCTGATACCCGCGTTCCGGGTGCCGTCGCTATACACGGCATAGTAGCCATCGAAGGAAACGGGCAGATTGACCACCGTTTCATACCGGCACAAGCGCACTATCAGCGACTGAGTGCCGGGTGTAGTGCAGCTGCTGGGCTGCGCGGGCGTCACGATGGGGCTGGAAATCAGCGGCAGGGAAATGCGCGAAATAAGCGCGCCATTCTGCGATTTATTATAGAAGCCTACATCTATTCGGGGTCGGCCATCGGGAACCTGCGAAGTGATGGGGTCGGCATTCACATAAATCAGCACCGTTACGCGGTAGCGGAAAGGCGCGCTGCTGGGCCCATCGGCGCCCAAATATTTATAGCTCATTTCGCCGCCCACTAAGTGAGAAGCGGCGGCCGGTAAAGCGCCAAGCACGCACCACAATAAAAAAAGCAGGCAGCTACGAAGTAAAGCTGTACGCATAGAAACAGGATAACAGAAGGAAAGTAAGGCGTAGCTCGGCCCGTAGGCCACCCAGGCGATTAGCCAGCGGGTGGCCTAGGAGGCGGCAGCGGAAAAATTATTCGCGGATGAGGCGACGAACGGCGGTCTGGCCGTTGGCATTTTGCAGGCGCAGCACGTAGAGTCCGGCCGGTAGGCCACTCAAGTCCAGGGCTGCATCCTGGGCGGGTTGCAGGCGCAGCTGTTTCTCCAGCAGGCGGGCGCCCAACAGGCTCTCAACCCGCACGGTGTACAAGCCAGCCGAGTTGGCATCGAGCAGCCGCAAGTGAGCGGTGCTGCCCGTGATGGGGTTCGGGAACACCTCTAGGCCAGTCAGCTCGCGGGCGGCGGTAGTGGGCGTTGCCTGGCCACTGATAAGTACCGTGTAATCCTCCGTTTCAGCATTAATCTGACTGGTCCAGCAAGGATTGGCCTGGTTTGCATTCAGGCGAGTAACAATGCGCATGCGCGTGCTACCCAGCAAGGCCGCCTGGTTGGGCACCGAAATAGGCATGGACAACGGATTGTTGCTCACCACATCACCCAGTAGTTCGGTAGTAGCAAATACTCCGTCGCGGTTCCAATCAATCCAGACCGAGGTGGTGCGTTGAAAACCAGAGTTGGTACTAACCCTGAGCGTTGCCGTCTGGCCTAGGCGCAGCGGTATTTGTTGCGCGAGGAAGTTGCCGTATCCGTTGGGGTCGGCCACCGAATTGTGGCTGAAAATAGATGTGCCGTTAGTGGCAGCCAGGGCCACGTTCGTAATCCAAATATTCTGGTTCTGCCCCGTGGAAGCACAATACGGGTTGCAGGGAATTGCTACCTGCACATAGTTGGCTACTGTCTTGGTTTGGGCGCCGAAGGCATTGGTAGCCGTGAGCGAGACGGTATAGGAGCCGGCGGTGGTGTAGGTGTGGGCGGGGTTTTGCAGCGGGCTGGTAGTGCCGTCGCCGAAGGTCCAGAGCCAGCTGGTGGGCGCATTCTGGCTTTGATCCGTGAACTGCACCGCGGTCTGGCAGGTGCCGGCGGTATAGTTGGAGGTAAAGTCGGCTACCGGAGCGCTGGTATTGGCCCGCAGCGTAATGGTGTAGTCCTCTGCCTGCCCGTACTGTATGCCGGAGCAAGCCGTAAACGGCGAGCCCACGTAATCTGAAACCACCCGCAAACGTAAAGGCTGCTCCGTTATGGCCGTAGCCGGAAGCACAAGGGTACCGCTGGGGCTTGTGGTATTCAGGGCTCCATAAATCAGCTCTGAAGTAGTAAACGAGCCGTCGTTATTCAGATCTAGCCACACCCGCGTATCCTGGGCCGAGGTGGGGTTGGTCGTTAGGCTGATGGTATAACGGTTCCCGATGGTCAGCGTGGCTTTCCCTGAGCACGTGAAGTCCTCGTAGCCCACCTGTCCGTTGGCAGAAGCTTTGGATAAGGGGCCTAGCGTGAACTGCGTGATACCGTAGTTGCAGCAGTAGGCCAGGGTTTGGGGAGTGCAGGCGGCCGCCTTAGGCACCGCACTATCATAGGAAATGTAGCTGGTGCGGGTTTTGGTAGTGCTGCCGCTGCCATTGGTAGCCGTAAGCGAGACGGTGTAGGAGCCGGCGGTGGTGTAGGTGTGGGTGGGGTTTTGCAGCGGGCTGGTGGTGCCGTCGCCGAAGGTCCAGAGCCAGCTGGTGGGCGCATTCTGGCTTTGATCCGTGAACTGCACCGTGCCCGAGCAGGTTTGAGGCTGGTCGGCCGTGAAGTCGGCAACTGGCGCAACCGTGCTTTGGGTGGCCGTCACGGAATAGTCTTCCGTTTGGGAATATTGCGGCGTAGAGCAAGTAGTAGGTACGGGCGCATTCACATAGTCGGCGGCTACCCGCATGCGCAGGCGCGTGCCGGTTACGGTGCCGGCGGGCAGCCGCAGGTTGCCGGTGTGGGTGCGGGCCGCGTTCGAGCTGAAGACCAGTTCCGAGGTGGCATTTAATATGCCATCATTGTTCAGATCAATCCAGACCCGCACATTCTCATCTGCATTACTGTTGGTTTTGATGCTGATGGGCGCATCAGTCCCGATCAGCAGCGCGGCATTTTGGGTACAGGAATAGTCCTTATATCCTTCGAAGCTGCCCGGAGTGGAGTTATTGATGCTGCCCATCGTCACGTTAAAAATGCCCATGCCAAATGCCGTGTTGGCGGCGGGCGCACCACCGGGCGTGCAGCTGCTGGTGGCGGCCGGGCATTGCGCCAAAGCGCCCATAGGGCCTAGCACAGTAGTCAGGAATAGAACAGGCAATAGTCGGCTTAGTACGCCTTGAGGTGCGCGTAGAGTTAGAGCCATAGAAAGACGAAGGACATGCAAGAATATAGAAGCTTAAATGTAGCGACAAGTAGCCGCAAAACACAATTTTACCTTCCTGCAATTCCTGCCAGAAAGCTGGCACATGCTCCTGATTCCGGTCACGGTATCCTGCCGGGAATTGCTGTAGTTTTGCTCTTTCTTCCGCTGACGAATACCGCAGTTTCTTCCCTCATGAAAGATAAAGTAGTGCTCATTACGGGTGGCACTTCCGGCATTGGCCGGGCCACCGCAATAGCCTTTGGGCAGGCCGGCGCCCACGTAGTAGTAACCGGCCGCGACGAAGCGCGCCTGCAGGATACCGCCCAGGAACTCACGCGGCTCGGCATCAGCCACCGCACTGTGCGCGCCGATGTGGGCGTGCAGGCCGATGCCCAGCGGGCCGTAGAGGAGACGGTAGCCGCGTTTGGACGCCTGGATGTGCTCATCAATAACGCCGGCATCAGCATGCGCGCCCTCTTCCGCGATGCCGAGCTGGATGTAATTGAGCGCCTGATGCAAACCAACTTCTTCGGCACCGTGTATACCACCAAGTTTGCGCTGCCCTACATCACGAAGGTAAAAGGCTCCATTGTCGGCATCAGCAGTATTGCGGGCTACCGGGGGCTGCCGGGCCGCACGGGTTACTCCGCCTCAAAATTTGCCATGCACGGCTTCCTGGAAGCACTTCGGACGGAGTTGTTGCCGCAAGGAGTGCACGTATTGTTGGCTTGCCCGGGCTTCACGGCCTCCAACATTCGCAATACGGCTTTGGCCGCCGATGGCTCGCAGCAGGGCGAGTCGCCGAGGGATGAGCAGAAGATGATGAGCAGCGAAGAAGTAGCCAAGTACCTGGTAGAAGCCGTGCAGCACCGCCGCCGCGACCTGGTTCTGACGGGCCAGGGTAAACTGACGGTGTTCCTGAACAAATGGCTCCCAGGTCTTACGGATAAGCTGGTGCTCAGTCACTTTCGCAAAGAAGAACCGGATTTCAACGTATAGCACAGCTGCCTCCTGGCCTAGCGAATTGCTGACTTAACTAAGGCGCACAGCAAACGAGCGTTACATCAGAAAAGGGAGTGGCCTAGGCCACTCCCTTTTCTGATAAAGCAGGCTTATTGAACCAGCAGCAGATCGGGCCGGCGGATGTAGGCATCCTGGCCTTTCCAACGGACGCGGTACCAGATATCCTGTTGGCCCTGCACTTCAAACCGGTCGCCGGCCGCGGCAGTAGTCAGCCAGGCAGCTCCGGCAGCTGGCCCAGCCATCAGGGCCGCATTAGGACGGGCCACCAAGCCCACCCGCACGGGTGCCAGCAGGTTCAGGAAGGCAGCTACCCCAAGCAGGTAAATGGCATACACAGACCACCAGGTGCGGCCTGCCGTGCGCCGCCGGGCCTGCAGCAGTATTCCTCCCACTACGGCTATGGCCAGCAACCCCTGCAACAGCCGGTTGTAGTAGCGCTGAAACGTGATGGCCAGGCTCTGCCGCCACGTATTGGGGTAACCGGTCAGGCGGTATTCCTGCGCCAGGGCCACCATCTTGCGCCAGGTAGCATGGCGCGGATACCAGTTTTGAGCCACGCTGAGGTAGTAAAGCGCCGCCGGATAGTGGCCTAGGCCTTCCTGCACGTAAGCCATCCGAAGCAGCTGACGGGCCGATTGTTGGTCTTGCTGCTCCCGTATTTGGCGATATACACGGAAAGAAGGCTCAGCCTGCCCGGCTTCAAACAACGAATCGGCCTTTTGCAGCGAGGGATTAATTGTTTGTCCCTGAATGTCTTGCAGGCAAAAAGCTGAAAACAGGGCAAAAAACCAGAAAAAAATAGCGGGGGTTTTTCGCAAAACGTTTGGAGTATATAAGGTGACCCACTACTTTTGTGCCACAATCAGCGAAAAACGTTCGCCAATTGCAAAGAAAACGATTCTGTAGCTCAGCTGGTAGAGCAATACACTTTTAATGTATGGGTCCTGGGTTCGAATCCCAGCGGGATCACCAAAAATGACAACAAAAAGCCTCTGACAATCGTCAGAGGCTTTTTTGTTGTACCTGGGTTCAGCACGCGCTACTTCAGCTTGTCGTAGCGAAGCAACGCCTCCAAGTAGTAATAGTCGGCGTACACGAGGGGCGCATCCACTTCTGAGTTGGCCGGTCGGTGAGCTACACTGTGTTTTAGCAGGAAATTCTGGTTTTCGCCAATGGCCGCCCGGTACGCGGGGCTGCTTAGGCTGAGTAGTATTTGTTCGGCCGCTTTCCGGTAGCGACGGGCATCTGCGGCGGGGCAATACTGGCCTAGCTCCAGCAGCGCCGAGGCCACAATGGCCGCCGCCGATGCATCGCGCTCTTCCTGCGGAATACGGGGCGCGTTGAAATCCCAATACGGAATTTTGTCGGCGGGTAGGTTGGGGTGGTTTAGAAAGAAGTCAGCGGTTTTGCGGGCCTGTTGACGGTAGCGGTCCAGCTTGGTATCCCGATACATGGTGGTATAGCCGTAAATGGCCCACGCCTGGCCGCGCGCCCACGCCGAGTTGTCGGCGGCGCCTTGGGCGGTCCGTTTGGCTAGCGGCTGGCCGTGGTCGTCGTAGCATACCACATGGTACGTGCTGCCATCGGGGCGGAAATGGTGACGGAGCGTATTGTCGGCGTGCGTGATGCTGAGGCGCCGCAGCGTAGAATCGCCGGTGGTGCGGGCGGCCCAGCAGAGCAGCTCCAGGTTCATCATATTATCGATGATAACCGGATAGGTGAAGCCCGCAAACTCATTCCAGGATTTGATAAGGCCCACCTGAGGGTTGAAACGCGTAGCAAGCGACTGCGCTCCGGTCAGCATAATGGGCTTGTAGGCCACGTTTTGCGTGAGGCGGTAGCCATTGCCGAAAGGGCAATACAGCATAAAGCCCAGGTCGTGAGTGCTGGTATTGTGCTGCTCCTTGGCCATTGCCATGCTCCACCGGTCGGCGGCCTGCTGCCATTGCGGCTTGCGCGTGTAGTCATACAGATACCACAGCGAGCCGCCAAAAAAGCCGCTGGTCCACCACTCCGAGGGGGTGTCTTTCAGGGTGCCATCGGGCCGGACGGAATAGGGAAACTTTGTGAGGTCGGGGTGAGACTGTAACAGCAGGGAGTACTGTTTCTCGGCCCGCGCAAATTCCTGCCGGACATTTAGGCGGCGCGCTTGCGCGAAGGCTGGTAGGCCACTACAGCAGCAGGCTACACAAAAGGCAGCCACAAAGCGCAAGAAATCAACAGTACGAATCATGGCAACAAGCTACGCTAAATGCAGATATCCGGGCATGGAGCTAAGGCAGTCGGCTGTCCTGAGACCAAAAGGCGGTAGTCAAGTAGTCAAGCGTTTGCTTTCTACACGACAGGCTATTTGTGCCAGCATTGGGGAGAGGAAATCAGGCTAGATCAGCGACTGCAAAGATTTTGTCAATTATTTTTTGCTGGCCGTAGATTCTGTTTGTGAGATATTTATGCTGGTGAAAGCGACGAAATAAGCCCTCCGTAAGTAACTAAAGCGTAAGCCGGATTTGCAGAAGCCAACTCAACCTTCTACTTTTGCCATCCCTTCTACGGAGAACAAGGCCGGAAAGAGGGAAACGATTCTGTAGCTCAGCTGGTAGAGCAATACACTTTTAATGTATGGGTCCTGGGTTCGAATCCCAGCGGGATCACCAAAGGGAAGCCCCGTTTGCAAGCTGCAAACGGGGCTTTTTGCTTGTTGCTGCAGCTCCAAACCGAGGATATCAAGCTCAATTACATACCTTCTGGGAAGGCGGGCATAGTCTGCAGCGACAATTGAAACACAGGCGACGTGTTAGGGGATGAGTGCATGGCCGCCTGCCATTTATAGGCCTGTTATTAAGGCTCAATCCAAACTTCATGTAACCTATATGTGTGCAGCGTAGTCTTACAGGGTATTCACCTTACTCTTGAGCTATGGCAACTGCTGCACCACAACGCCTTCAACATCAAATTGCCCTCGTGACGGGCGGTAGCTCCGGCATTGGGGCCGGCGTATGCCTGGCTCTGGCTGCCGAAGGCGCTACGGTAGTAGTAAATTACTCGCACAGCCCCGAGGGCGCTGAGGAAACTGTAGGAGAAATTGAAAAAGCCGGTGGCAAGGCTATAGCCTTGAAGGCTGATGTAAGCAAGGAAGACGACGTGCTTCGGATGTTCTCGCAGATCCGGGAGCAGTTCGGTACCCTGCATATTTTGGTAAGCAACGCCGGCATTCAGGAAGATGCCCCGTTTCTGGACATGACCTTGGAACAGTGGCAGAAAGTGCTGGATGTGAACCTGACGGGCCAGTTCCTGTGTGCCCGCGAAGCCGCCCGGGAGTTCATGCGGCGCGGTCCCCAGCCCGAGATATCCAAAGCGACGGGCAAGATTATCTGCATGAGCTCGGTGCACGAAGTGATTCCATGGGCCGGCCACGTCAACTACGCCACCAGCAAGGGCGGCATTATGCTGCTCATGAAAAGCATGGCCCAGGAGCTGGCCCCGCACAAAATCCGGGTGAACAGCATCGGGCCCGGCGCCATCAAGACGCCCATCAACAACGAAGCCTGGGAAACCCCGGAAGCGGCCAAAAAGCTGCTGGAACTCATTCCGTACGGCCGCATTGGGGAGCCTGATGATATTGGCAAAGTAGCCGTGTGGCTGGCCTCCGATGAAGCCGACTACATTACGGGCGTTACACTATTTGCCGATGGCGGCATGACGCTCTATCCGGGCTTCGCTTCCAACGGCTGAGGCTAGCCATTTGGCAGAGCGTAGGCCACTCCTGAGGAGCCAGCAAGCGCGCAGGGCAGAAGGGGCTGCCCGTGTAGATATTCAACAACGGCAGCATGGGGCAGATGAACCAGGAGCAGATCCGGCAGCAGCAGGCCCGAGAGGGCAAAGCGCCGTGGCATAAGTTTGGACCATACGTATCGGATAGGCAGTGGGGCACGGTGCGCGAGGACTACAGCCCCGATGGCAACGCCTGGGCCTACACCACCCACGACATGGCCCGCAGCCTGGCCTACCGCTGGGGAGAGGAAGGCATTGGGGGCATCTGCGACGACCAGCAGCTGCTTTGCCTGGCCCTGGGCTTCTGGAACGGGCAGGACCCCATTCTGAAAGAGCGGTTTTTTGGGCTGAGCGGAATTGAGGGTAACCACGGCGAGGATGTAAAAGAGGTGTACTACTACCTCGATAATACGCCCACGCACTCCTATATGGAGATGCTCTACAAGTATCCGCAGCACGCCTTTCCGTATGAGTGGCTGGTACAGGAAAACGCCCGACGTGGCCGCCAGAAGCCCGAATTTGAATTGCAGGATACCAGCATCTTTCGGCAGGACCGCTACTTCGATATCCGACTGGAGTATGCCAAGGCTGATCCAAAGGACTTGCTGCTGCTCATCACGGTGCACAACCATGGCGCCAGCGAAGCACCGCTCCACATTCTGCCGCAGCTCTGGTTTCGGAATACCTGGAGCTGGGGCTATGAGGCCTACAAGCCCGAGCTGAGCGCCACCGAAGATGGCCATATCCGCATCAGCCACATCAGCTTGCCGGCTTTGCAGCTATATTGTGAGCAAACGGCTGAACAAGCCGCTGCACTGCTTTTCTGCGACAATGAAACCAACACTGAGCGCCTATACCAATCGGCAA
Proteins encoded in this window:
- a CDS encoding GEVED domain-containing protein; the encoded protein is MALTLRAPQGVLSRLLPVLFLTTVLGPMGALAQCPAATSSCTPGGAPAANTAFGMGIFNVTMGSINNSTPGSFEGYKDYSCTQNAALLIGTDAPISIKTNSNADENVRVWIDLNNDGILNATSELVFSSNAARTHTGNLRLPAGTVTGTRLRMRVAADYVNAPVPTTCSTPQYSQTEDYSVTATQSTVAPVADFTADQPQTCSGTVQFTDQSQNAPTSWLWTFGDGTTSPLQNPTHTYTTAGSYTVSLTATNGSGSTTKTRTSYISYDSAVPKAAACTPQTLAYCCNYGITQFTLGPLSKASANGQVGYEDFTCSGKATLTIGNRYTISLTTNPTSAQDTRVWLDLNNDGSFTTSELIYGALNTTSPSGTLVLPATAITEQPLRLRVVSDYVGSPFTACSGIQYGQAEDYTITLRANTSAPVADFTSNYTAGTCQTAVQFTDQSQNAPTSWLWTFGDGTTSPLQNPAHTYTTAGSYTVSLTATNAFGAQTKTVANYVQVAIPCNPYCASTGQNQNIWITNVALAATNGTSIFSHNSVADPNGYGNFLAQQIPLRLGQTATLRVSTNSGFQRTTSVWIDWNRDGVFATTELLGDVVSNNPLSMPISVPNQAALLGSTRMRIVTRLNANQANPCWTSQINAETEDYTVLISGQATPTTAARELTGLEVFPNPITGSTAHLRLLDANSAGLYTVRVESLLGARLLEKQLRLQPAQDAALDLSGLPAGLYVLRLQNANGQTAVRRLIRE
- a CDS encoding T9SS type B sorting domain-containing protein, with amino-acid sequence MLGALPAAASHLVGGEMSYKYLGADGPSSAPFRYRVTVLIYVNADPITSQVPDGRPRIDVGFYNKSQNGALISRISLPLISSPIVTPAQPSSCTTPGTQSLIVRLCRYETVVNLPVSFDGYYAVYSDGTRNAGISNLLNSDQYAQLIYAEMAPPLLPNSSPTFSDTAVAVICQGDTSILVNNAVDPDGDRLIYSFSRPYGPQQVGGGAILPNSFTGNPTPVPYNTGYSLTAPFGPGPGSYAYLNASNGLSRYAAPRLGAYVVAVEVKEYRTINGAEVLIGATRRDIQLVVRTCPANNSPVISASSSQSSSSRVFTVEEGQPVSFNLTATDVDGNPINLKANSVLLDGAGGFDASFGGNPGAVVPGNPTGSATLQGTGGRVSGQFVFNSRCGNARATPYDVVVTATDITCGAKSVADIYQIYVTKASGPTGITGEAVICDRAQASTYTATGPTAGSYRWTVRGGTIQGANTGSSVQVLWNTAGTGQVVLRGVSAYGCDTDSVTRTVDVRQAGALSVTPTVTICPGNSTTLTATGGVAYTWTGGGQTFTGASITVSPPQTTTYTVTTTDGVCTTSRQTTVIVGPGASPFAGNDQSVCPGGVVSLGATDVPGFTYRWSPAVGLSSTTSAQPTFTAPASAAPGQVYTFTLTATTPQGCTGTATVRITINPPAVANAGPDQTVCDGQRLTLGTPALPGYTYQWTPATGLGNTSSAQPVLTASNRTQAPVTLTYTLTASSAQTCAATSTVRITINPRPEADTIQGSASVCPTVQGVAYSIRNPRGTAYQWIVTGGRIASGQGTSAITVNWDGPTTSATVQAYRLNAQGCSSDTTTFPVRVNQQLITQKPTGPLQVCMSDGPFTYQTLYTNGSTYAWQIVGGTQVSTNQASVQVNWTRTGIVKLVVTESSNPAGGRCFGQSDTLYVNVLPAPATNLAIAGPDRGCAGTGNLTFSLPGAATSTYVFALNGTTLTGTGNTVTLPTPAASTVPYTLTIKETNANGCAGVAYTKTFLIVPPLAITGPPSYCPEARTGLAYTATGQANGTYQWTILGGTIISGQGTNAVVVDIPAGATNVTLSVTETTSTSCAATLTIRPDNATIALNTASVELTDDRKITLALNVPNNTGNTNRVQILRRDAGSTGAYAVIGNAANTATTFTDNTVDADAKAYQYRINLTNACGTLLNSQEHTTILTKATATQSNGGRNVGQAQISWTAYQGFVVKEYRVLRAVDNGTAELIATVPATTLQYSLASSTAGFNQCFRVQAVSTEATPRISSSNNACVAYENPLAFYNIITPNGDGKNDVLTIDNVALYPNNSLTIFNRWGKQVYATTNYRNTYGGQDQGAGMYYYLFKLQDGTSYKGWFEITR
- a CDS encoding SH3 domain-containing protein, whose amino-acid sequence is MRKTPAIFFWFFALFSAFCLQDIQGQTINPSLQKADSLFEAGQAEPSFRVYRQIREQQDQQSARQLLRMAYVQEGLGHYPAALYYLSVAQNWYPRHATWRKMVALAQEYRLTGYPNTWRQSLAITFQRYYNRLLQGLLAIAVVGGILLQARRRTAGRTWWSVYAIYLLGVAAFLNLLAPVRVGLVARPNAALMAGPAAGAAWLTTAAAGDRFEVQGQQDIWYRVRWKGQDAYIRRPDLLLVQ
- a CDS encoding SDR family oxidoreductase → MKDKVVLITGGTSGIGRATAIAFGQAGAHVVVTGRDEARLQDTAQELTRLGISHRTVRADVGVQADAQRAVEETVAAFGRLDVLINNAGISMRALFRDAELDVIERLMQTNFFGTVYTTKFALPYITKVKGSIVGISSIAGYRGLPGRTGYSASKFAMHGFLEALRTELLPQGVHVLLACPGFTASNIRNTALAADGSQQGESPRDEQKMMSSEEVAKYLVEAVQHRRRDLVLTGQGKLTVFLNKWLPGLTDKLVLSHFRKEEPDFNV
- a CDS encoding SDR family oxidoreductase, whose protein sequence is MATAAPQRLQHQIALVTGGSSGIGAGVCLALAAEGATVVVNYSHSPEGAEETVGEIEKAGGKAIALKADVSKEDDVLRMFSQIREQFGTLHILVSNAGIQEDAPFLDMTLEQWQKVLDVNLTGQFLCAREAAREFMRRGPQPEISKATGKIICMSSVHEVIPWAGHVNYATSKGGIMLLMKSMAQELAPHKIRVNSIGPGAIKTPINNEAWETPEAAKKLLELIPYGRIGEPDDIGKVAVWLASDEADYITGVTLFADGGMTLYPGFASNG
- a CDS encoding glycoside hydrolase family 88 protein, which gives rise to MIRTVDFLRFVAAFCVACCCSGLPAFAQARRLNVRQEFARAEKQYSLLLQSHPDLTKFPYSVRPDGTLKDTPSEWWTSGFFGGSLWYLYDYTRKPQWQQAADRWSMAMAKEQHNTSTHDLGFMLYCPFGNGYRLTQNVAYKPIMLTGAQSLATRFNPQVGLIKSWNEFAGFTYPVIIDNMMNLELLCWAARTTGDSTLRRLSITHADNTLRHHFRPDGSTYHVVCYDDHGQPLAKRTAQGAADNSAWARGQAWAIYGYTTMYRDTKLDRYRQQARKTADFFLNHPNLPADKIPYWDFNAPRIPQEERDASAAAIVASALLELGQYCPAADARRYRKAAEQILLSLSSPAYRAAIGENQNFLLKHSVAHRPANSEVDAPLVYADYYYLEALLRYDKLK